GCTAGCACAGCACTATCAAAAAGAGAACAAATGAACATAAGCAGAAATGACCCAGTTTGTTCATACAACTGGGTCTTTTTACATTATTTAAACATAGACGTTACCCCTTTAAAAAGCCCCCCATTTGATTGACAGCGTTCATCATTTGTCCAGCTGTATCCATCATTTTGTTAAAGTCTAATTGTCCGTCATTTTTTTTGAATTGTGAAAGAATATTTTGAAAACCTGATGGTTGCTGCTGTTTAAAATGTGGCATTGGTTTGGGATACGGAGTTGGATATGGATTACTCATATATCCGCCGCCATTCATGCTTCCTCCGTAACCACCTCCATAGGGTTGTTGGTAAGATTGCTGAAAGCCTGGTTGATATCCTTGAAAGTAAGGATTTGCTGACTGATTTGAATATGGATTACTGTTATATGGATTTTGGTAACCAGACATTTGCTGTCCATATGGTGGAAACGTTTGAAAATACTCACTTTCTCTCCTCCGAGATCTCCTATTGAAATATGGATATTGTTGTTGCATCCATGGACCTCCTCCCAATTATTTCATCACAAGTTATTACATCATATGATTCAAACGCCTATAAGGTGATAATTTCTAATACTATCCATTCATCTTGAAATATTGATCCATACATGAAGAGTTACAATTTTGCTCATATTAGAAATGAGACATTAAAGGAGGTTTTGACTTTGGCTAGAGGAAAACATTTTAACCATAAAGAAAAAGGACATGAGCCAACAATTCCAAAGCATGGCCAAGAAGTAGCTGGAAAAGAAACAGAGCGTGTTGGGTATGATATTGAAATCGTTGGAACTGAAACGGAACGTCCTGTTAGTATAAAAGTTGAGGAGTAAGGCTTTTATCTAGAACAATTCATTAAAACACAAAAGGACGTCTCTATTTGGAGGCGTCCATTCTATCCATTTGCTCGATCATTCCGTTTAAAATATATTCAACAGAATGATGAAGGTTATGAAAACGCTGCTTATTAACGTCTTTGTAAAATGATTGAAGAACAACTTGTTCAATATTCTCCATTGCTGAGTCAATTTGAGTAAGATGAATATACTTAGGTTTATATTCTGAGACCCACTTGACGGCCAAAGGCTTCCATTCATTTGCTTTATTCATAACCAGTTCAAAATTTGGTTTAACATCGTCATAAAAATATTCTTCTGTTTTTTCAGGTTTTTCGTTTAATTGTTCAAATCGCTTTTTGCATTCCTCTAAATGCTGAAGAAGTTGTTGAGAGGATATTAATAGTAGTTCCAAAGCTTTCACCTCGAACTTATCATATCAAAACTCTCAGGATAAAGCACATAAGAACTCCTTATAAATTTGTCGCAATGATAGGGAATGGATAATGCTGATATTTATCATTTTTCAAAGGTGTCTCTTGATTGGTAGGGACTTTTGACATTACATTTGATAATTGACAATCAATCTGAACCGCTTGTTTCATCAAATCTTCTTCAATATTTTTAGATAAAATCCGGTTATCCAGCTCTTGTTCCAATTTCATTAGCTCTAGTTCTAACTCCTCTAACTTCTCTTCGATCACACTTTTTTCAATGATATTTTTCAATATTCTCCCTCCTCTTAAAGCTAATATTCGCTCTCATTCTCCCATACCCTTCACACCTGACAAAACTAGTTTTCATTCGGCAAAGAAAATGAAAAAATACAATTTTCGACAACTTCCTGTGTGTTGAATGGAAATGATGGGTTTCGTGCAAAATAATAGTAGGAGGTGCTAATAATGGCTAAAAAACCAAAAGATAAACAACAAACTGCTGAAGAAAAAGCAAACATTCCTAGTGATAAAAAACTTGATGGACCGAATCGCCCTTCAACTTAAACGATCACAGGAAACAATCATTATCTAAAATACTTAAGGTAGCAAGGACAAAAGGTCCTTGCTCTTTTTTCATCCATTTCTCCAATATTCCTGCAAAACCGTAAATAGGTGAAGTTGATCCTGTTTATGCTTAAACCAATCTGTTATTTCATAGTTTTTTGGTATTTTTCTTTTCTTAAACAAATGTTTTGTATTTTGACCATGAAACCAATCTTTTCTTAATCCGTCTAATGTATGAGGGATAATTGGATAAGCTGTTCGTAATAAAGGTGTTTCACGTTTTCTTTTATCAGCAAAGTACTTTTCATAATCATATCTGGATCCTGTGTGTGGAACTGTTCTAGCAAAGGTTTCAAAATGTTGATACATTCCCGAATCAAATAAAAGCCATCCTAAACGTTTTCCTAATTCAACTCGGTTTGTTAGCTTTTCAAAGTTGTAAACTGAAAATCCAAATAACTTACCGTGTAAAGTTGGGAAAATAACTGTACTAAAATGAAAAAGATCCTGAAATTTATAGGAGGCCGATTTAAAAACTAGACGTCTGTATGTTTCGTTCATAATAACGGGATGATGAATAACGTTTTGTTCATTAATGATTAAAGCAGTCATTAATCGATCTTTTTGACGCTTTTCCCAAAAAAGCCACCATTCTTTTTCCATAAACTTCGAAACCTGAAAATATGATAAAAGGTGAAAAAGTGGTTTGTTTAATTTCTTTGATAATTGGTAAATAAGTAATTGAGGAAAAGCATCATAAAATATTGTCCAATTTGCTCTTTCATATGTCATAAAGAGCAGGCTTCTTTTTTCTTGATTTAACGCTTTCCGAAACCATCTACCCTGCAGGTCTGTCATACTCCAACCTGCATTTCTTGAAACCATGCTAGCTAAAAACGACCACTTTATCTCAGGATGTTTAAAATAAAATTCTTCATACGCTTTGGTTCTGGAAATATTATCAATATTTTTTGTTTTTGTTATTTGTAAAATTTCTGAAACTAATTTTTGGTCATCAAGATCCATATTATTCTTATTTGTTCTAGACTTATTAAACATTGGTACACCTCGTATTACTAGCGTAACCCAAATAGCAGAAAGTACACACATTAACAAAATTGAAACTTTTTAATCATTCCTTTTCAAATTTTTTTGGTATGATAAGAAGTAGTTTTGAAGAGGAGGTAAAATATGATTTTTCGTTATCCTAACGGAAAGCCCTATCAGCCTAAGAATACACCTAAGAAAAAGCAGCAGCCTTCTATTGTATATAGCAACAGAGGTATGACTCTTGAAGAAGACCTAAATGAAACAAATAAATACTATTTAGAAAACCAGTTAGCTGTCATACATAAAAAACCAACACCTGTTCAGATTGTAAACGTAGATTATCCACGACGAAGTGCAGCTGTTATAAAAGAAGCGTACTTTAAACAAAGCTCAACAACTGACTATAACGGAATTTATAGAGGCAAATATATAGATTTTGAAGCGAAGGAAACGAAGAACAAAACATCTTTTCCATTACAGAATTTTCATTCTCATCAAATTGAACATATGAAAAGTGTAATAAACCAAAATGGAATTTGTTTTGTCATTTTATCCGCTTTTAATGATTTTTATTACCTTGATGCAACACATTTGTTGGTTTTTTGGGAGCGACAGGAAAATGGTGGTCGAAAGTCAATCACTATGGAGGAAATTAAAGAAAAAGGTCATATTATTCCTATTGGATATCAAGCAAGGATTGACTATCTTAAGATTATAGATAAACTATATTTTTAAGATACTTTAATTTTAAACATAATTGAATTGTAGCAAGAAGCTTTTTCTAAAAGCTTATGATGAAAGGTTGGTAGTGCATGACTGAACAATATAAGAGTCGTGAAGAACGAAGAAAAAAACAGACTCAAAAAAACACGAAGAAAAAATCAAAGAAAAAGAAACCAGGCTTTGGAAGAAAATTTTACTAAGTCTTTTGGCAATAGGGATTGTAGGAATGGTTGCAGGAGGTATTACTTTTGCAGTCATTGTATCTGATGCTCCTCCACTTGATGATAAAAAATTAAAAGATTCATTTTCATCCAAAATATATGATATGAATGGTGAGGAAATAACCGAGTTTGGTCAAGTAAAAAGAACTTATGTTCCATACGATGATATACCTAAAGTACTTGAAAATGCCGTTTTAGCAACTGAGGATGCACGTTTTTATGAGCACAGTGGTGTTGATTTTATTCGTATAGGTGGCGCATTTGTTGCAAACGTTCAAGAAGGCTTTGGTGCCGAGGGTGGTAGTACAATTACCCAACAAGTAATCAAAAACTCTTTATTAACGAGAGATAAAACCGTGACTCGTAAAGTACAAGAATTATGGCTAGCGTTTCAATTAGAGCAAAAATATTCTAAACAAGAAATTCTTGAAATGTATCTTAACAAAATATACTTTCCTGGTAATATATACGGCGTAGCTCAAGCAGCTGAATCATTCTACGGAAAAGCATTAAGTGAGTTAGAGCTTCATGAAGCTGCGATGATTGCTGGGATTCCACAGAGTCCAAATAACTATAATCCGAGAACAAATCCGGAAAAAGCTGAAAAACGACGTAATATTGTTTTAACCTTAATGGCTAAACATGGATTTATTACAGAAGCTGAGGCTGAAGAAGCGAAGCAGGTTCCTGTCCAATCCACTGTGATTGAACCTACAGAAAAAGCAAATCCTTACCACGCCTTTGTAGAAGAAGTCATTGAAGAAGTAAAAGAAAAAACAGATCTTGATGCTGGTTCTGCAGGATTGGAAATCTATACAACTCTTGATCCAAAAGCACAAGATGCGGTAGAAAATGTTTTAAACGGCGATGTTATGAACTTCCCTGATGATGAACTTCAAGCTGGAATCACTCTTCTAGATACGCAAACAGGAGAAATTCGTGCAATTGGGGGCGGACGCAATCAACCAGTTGGTGGCTATAATTATGCTACAGATACTAGACGTCAGCCTGGTTCTACAATTAAGCCTGTACTAGATTATGGACCAGTTATAGAGCATGATAAATGGTCTACTTTCCATCAAATCGTCGATGAACCATACACTTATAGTGATGGAACAAAAATTAATAACTGGGATCGCTCTTACAAAGGAAAGATGTCAATCCGTCAAGCACTAGCCGATTCAAGAAATATCCCAGCTTTAAAAGCATTACAAGAAGTTGGGTTAGATAAAGCGAAGGAATTTGCACAAGGCCTTGGCATTCCACTTGATGAGATTTATGAGCCTTATGCAATTGGAGGATTCAGAGATGGAGTCTCCCCTCTTCAAATGGCAGGTGCTTTTAGTGCCTTTGGGAATAATGGAATTTATATTGAACCGCACGCTGTTAAGAAAATTGTTTTAAGTGATGGAACTGAAATCAGCTTAGAACCTGAGCCTGAGGCAGCAATGAGTGATTATACAGCATTTATGGTTACAGATATGATGAAGTCTGTTGTTGAATATGGAACTGGTAAGTCTGTTCAAATATCTGGAGTCAACATTGCTGGAAAAACAGGTACAACTAATTTTAGTGAAGATGATAAGTCAAAATATAATGTGCCTTCTGGTGCAGCAAAGGATGCTTGGTTTGTAGGTTATAATCCTAATTACACAGCAGCGGTTTGGACCGGATACAATATATCCGCAGATAGCGAAAAGGTTTATTTAGATTCTAGTGATCAAAAATTAGCAAGAGCTATGTTTAGAGAGGTCTTTTTAGAAGTTGCTAAAGGTGATACTTCTGATTTTGAACAACCTAACAGCGTTGTTCGATTAGCAGTTGAAAAAGGCTCAGATGAAGTACTAGCAAGTGATTATACCCCTTCTAATCAGATTGCTTATGAATATTTCGTTAAAGGTTTCGAACCTAAAAAAGTCTCTAAAAAATACGAAAAACTCGATAAGCCTTCAGATTTAAACATTAACTATGACCAGGTAACAAATTCTATAAGCATAAACTGGGGTTATAATGAAGATGCATTAGATGGATTATCTTTTGAAGTAAGACAGTCTATTGACGGCGGAGCATATGAAGTCGTCAGTCAATCAGCATCTACTTCATATCAGATAGCAGATGTTACACCAGGATCTACTTACGCTTTCCAAGTAATTGCTGTTAGTGGCAATAATCGAAGTGATGCAGCTGCCACTCAACTACAGGTACCAGAACCTGATGTTGACGTACCTGAACTTCCAGGAGATGACGAAGAAGGTCAAAATGAGGATGATCAAGAAGATGAAGATTCTGGAGAAGGTAATGGGAATGGTAATGGCAACGGGGAGCAAAACGGTAATGGAAATGGAAATGGTAACGGAAATGGTAATGATAGCGGAAACGAAGATGAAAGTGAGGATGGTACTGAACAGGATATAGAAGGCGAACAAACTGATCCTGATGTAGAAACTACTGTACCTCCTACTGAAAACACTGGACAATAATCGTATAGATTATATCGAAAGAACCGATCATTGGATCGGTTCTTTTCTTATGTAATAAAAAAGGAATTATCCGTTTTCATAGCGAATAATTCCTACAGTTTATTCATTGCAAGAGCCTTGTAAAATGATTTTTCCAGTTCCGCAAAAAGTTGCTCTAACTGAACAAAAGCATGATATTGATATGGGTTATCGATTATAAATTGGAGTCTCTCCTCACAATTTACCGGTTTTAATAGCATCTTATTTATACTCATCGCATAGACCTTAATTGCTTGAACTGATCTTTTGTTCATCCAATGTAAACAAACAATATAAAGTGATAGACATTTTAAAAGTGATTTCTTTTGCAAATCACTTTTATCTCGTTTCATAAATCCTTCCTTAGCCTTTAACATCAGTTGTTTCCAAACATTAAACAAAACCGGAACACATTCTTTCGGATGATTCCAGGGCAAATTCTCTACTTCTTGTGCTTGTTGTATGGCAAGCATGTCAAAATAAAAAGGTTCTTTTAACAAAATTTCATTAACTTCATTGTGTAGTACACAAAAATGTGTTTGGTTTTGAAAAAAAGGTGTACCTCTAAAGATATCAGGTATCTTGTACAGTTTATTTTGCATGTGCAGCTTTTCCTTTTTTCATTCTTTTTTGCCCTTCTCTACATAAATGAAGCAGTGGACAAATTTCACATTGTGGAGATTGAGCCTTACAATGGTACCTTCCGAAGAAAATTAAACGATGATGTGTATCTGACCATTCTTCTTTTGGAACTTTTCTCATCAAAGTCTTCTCTACTTCTAATACTGAATCCTTCCATCTGCAAATACCCAGGCGTTTACTTACCCTTTCTACATGAGTATCAACAGCAATTGCAGGTACACCAAATGCAACTGACATTACAACATTTGCTGTTTTTCTTCCAACTCCAGCTAACTTTGTTAACTCTGTGTGATCATTTGGCACTTCTCCATTATAATGTTCGAGTAAAGTTTCACAAAGTTTACGAATGTTCTTCGCTTTATTTCGATATAATCCAATTGACCTGATGTCTGACTGTAATTCTTCTAGTGAGACAGCAAGGTAATCTTCAGGTTTTTTATATTTTTGAAATAAATTTTTTGTTACTTTATTTACTAAAGCATCAGTGCATTGAGCAGATAATGCCACAGCTATGACTAATTCAAAGGGATTGTCATGAATTAGTTCACAATGAGCGTCTGGAAACATCTCTGTCATCGTATCTAGACACTCGCGAATTTGAACTTTTGTTAACATCTTCTCACCCACTTCTCTACTTGAATTTTTTCATTTAAAAAGATAAGATTCGTACACTAGAACGTAAGAAAAAAGAGCTAAAATTTTAGCTCTCAAGCCAGTTATAAAAGGGAACTTTTCTTTCATAATTCTCTGGATTACTTTGAGTTTTGGATGTAGTGCCCTGATTTTGACGGAACTTTTTAGCATAGTTTCGTGCTTGCTCAATTGTACGAATTCCGTTCTTTTTCCACTCAAAAAGAATCCGATCAATGTATCTAAAGTTCAATTTTCCTGACATAACAGATTCTCTTAATGCCGCTTTAATAATAACAGGATCATAATCGTCTTGATCAATCCAAATAGCTAGAGTTTCACACTCAAATGGTGATAGTGGTCTTCCGAATTCATTTTCGAAAATTGTATATAAACTCTCATCCTCTTTTTGGCTTTGTTCCTGAGTTTTTTTCTGACTTTCATTAATTAAATATGTGTATAACTTATCCCATAGTGGTTTAAGTGAGTAATATTCAAATAAAATTGTGTCTTGTTCACTCTCTTCAATCATTAAAAACCCTTTTTGAATTAAAGTTCTTAAAATAGACGTACATTCAGATGTTGAAATTGACATATGCTGAGATAGTTCAGTTGGAGTAGGAAATTGGTTTCCGTTCTCCTTATATTTTTTCACTTGAAGAATGAGCATAAATTCAAGTTCATTTAAGCCTAATTTTGCATAATAATTAAAAAGCATAACCGGAATGGAAACATGTCCTGCTTCTTGGAGAAAGATGAATTGTTCTTTATTCATATTCACACCCCTTACCTTAGTGTAGTATACCATGACAAGCTACTACATTGTATAAAATAAACTTCGGTTGTTTTTGCCATATAAGGAAATCAACAGCTTACTTAATTTGTTTGTATTTGTTCAATAAGAATGAAAAAACCGACTCAGGTAGAGTCAGTTTTTTTATCTTCTTATGGGTAAAGTCTGTTTAATAAACGAGGGAATGGAATTGTTTCACGAACATGTTCAACCCCACTTAACCATGCCACTGTTCTCTCAAGACCTAAGCCAAATCCAGAATGTGGTACAGAACCATACTTTCTAAGCTGTAGATACCATTCATAAGCTTGTTCGTCTAATTGATGCTCTTCTATACGTTGTTTAAGCAATCGCTCATCATGAATACGCTCAGAGCCACCAATGATTTCTCCATAGCCTTCAGGTGCAATTAAATCTGCACACAGCACAACCTCTTCACGGTTAGGATCCGGTTGCATATAAAAAGGTTTTAAGCTTGTTGGATAATGTGTAATAAATACAGGTTTATCAAAGCTCTCTGCGATTGCTGTTTCATGTGGAGCACCAAAATCGTCTCCCCATTTAATATCTGTAAATCCTTTTTCTTGAAGAAACTTAATTGCATCATCATACGTAATTCTTGGGAAAGGTGCCTTTATTTTTTCTAATTTAGATGTATCTCTACCTAATGTATTTAGTTCAAGTGAACAATTTTCTAAGACACTTTGGGTAATATATGATACATATGCTTCTTGTACTTGAAGATTATCTTCAAATTCATAAAAAGCCATTTCAGGCTCAATCATCCAAAATTCTATAAGATGGCGGCGTGTTTTTGATTTTTCTGCTCGGAAAGTAGGACCAAACGAAAATACCTTTCCTAACGCCATTGCTGCTGCTTCCATGTATAATTGGCCACTTTGAGATAAATAGGCATCCTCATCAAAGTATTTTGTATGAAATAATTCAGATGTTCCTTCCGGTGCACTTCCGGTTAAAATTGGAGGATCAACTTTAACAAAACCTTCTTTATTAAAAAATTCATATGTTGATCTAATGATTTCGTTTCTAATTTTCATTACTGCATGCTGACGTTTAGAACGAAGCCATAAATGGCGGTGATCCATTAGAAATTCTGTTCCATGTTCTTTTGGTGTTATAGGATAATCAACAGATTCAGAAATAACGCGAATATTTGTAACCCCTAATTCATAACCAAAGGGAGAACGTTCATCTACCTTAACGATTCCAGATACATAAAGAGATGTTTCTTGAGTAATAGACTTTGCATTTTGGAAAACCTCTTCTGCAACCTCAGCCTTTACTACAACTCCTTGAATAAAGCCTGTACCATCTCTTAATTGAAGAAAAGCAATTTTGCCACTTGAGCGTTTATTTGAAAGCCATGCTCCTATTGTTACTTCTTGTCCAACATATTTTCCAACTTCTGCAATTGTTGTTTTCACGTATAAATTCCCTCCATCAGCTGCGATGTCTACTTTTTATGTATTTTCTTCATCATTTTATTATACGTTTTTTATAATATGGTCGCAATGTTTCCAAAATAAGCCGAAACTTTCCGATTATTTCTACACCTTTATTAAGATGAAGTTTTTGTTTTTAATGCCATATGTTTAATAATTTCACCATCATAAAAATTCACATAATCAAACGTATATCGATCAGATTCGTCTTTGTATTTCACTTCCCAAATAGGTATTTCATCATCCATACCTAACCGAACACTTATGATTTCTACTGGAAACTGTATTCATTATTAACCTTTTTAAGTGCTTCATTCTTTGTTATACCAGAAGACTGTTTTTTCACTAACATTTTATCTTCTTTATCCTTTTTGTACACCCAGACGTATACACCCTCATTATTTGTTTTTTCGCCTGTTAATACATGATATTGATTATCACTATTAAAAGTCGTAATTTCCGTTATAGTCGAAAGATTTGCTGATTCCATAGCTATTTTTTTCGATTGCTCATGACCATTCGTGTATTGTTCTCTTGCAGCCTGATATGTTGCTGTAAAAATCCATACAGCTGCAATAAAAATTATTGAGAATACAGCAATGAATGTCCAAGTTTTTCTACCCATATCGTTAACCCTTTCTAAGTACGGTATATAGTAAATACTGCTTTTGATTTATCTTCCTGATCAAGAGCAAGACCAAACATTAAATCATCTCTTTTTAATGTTCTGTTCAGTAAGTCAACGACTTTATATAAATCATCAGAATGATCTACAGTTACAGTTGATACAATTTCAATTTTACTTTCCATAGCTTTTTCCTCCCACATAAAAACAAATATTGTAACTTATATGTCTGCCTAGTCTGGATACAATAACATTACAACAACATCTATTTGTTGTAACCACGATTTATTATAACAGGTGTCATTAAGTAACGTGAAAATAAATTTCTCCTAGCTCACACCAAATCTTCGTGGCTGATTCAGCAGATCAGCCACCCTTTTTGTTATTAATCCAATGATCAATAGAATGTGTAAGATGATGCATTGGTTTTGACACTATATCGATAGATGGTATTGACGCTAAAAAATCTTTTCCATATCTTGACGTAATAATGCGATTGTCTAAGACAAACAGAATACCACGGTCATCTTCATGCCTAATTAATCGCCCGAACCCCTGTTTAAATCTTAGGATAGCCTCTGGCAGTGAATAATCGTAAAAAGAGTTTGCACCTTGTTCTTCCATATATTCACTTGTTGCAGCCACGACAGGATCATCCGGAGAAGCAAATGGAAGTCGAACAATCATAAGAGCCTTTAGATCCTCTCCTGGGAAATCAACTCCTTCCCAAAAGCTGCTTGTGCCTAACAAAATGGCCTTGTCAAATTGTTTGAAATTTTTCGTTAGTCTTGATCTACTTCCACTTCCCGTTCCTTGCCCCATTATCGCAAAATCCTCTAATGTTACATCTTCTTTAACAATTTGATACGTTTTTCTCAACATCTCATAAGAAGTAAATAAAACGAGCATTTTTCCATTTGAAATTTGAGCTACAGTTCCAATATGCGCTGCAATTGCCTCAGAGTATTCTTCGATAGAAACCTCATTTACTACAGGCATATCAGTTGGAACAAACAATTTCACCTGTTTTTCATAGTCAAACGATGAATCTAATACAACCTGCTTCGGGAAAAAATCAGCTAGTCCTATATTATTAATGAAATAGGAGAAAGATTTTTTTACTGTTAAAGTGGCAGAAGTAAGCACTGCACTTTGTACGTGAGCAAAGAACTTATCTGCTAAGTATTCTGAAACCTGTACAGGTTGAGCGTAAATATAAACGGCATTTTTAGCACCTTTTGATTCAATTTCAATCCATTTAACAACCGAATCATATTCCTCAAAAAATAAAAATTCAATATTTTTCTTATACACATTCATTTTCACGATTACTTTTCTTATGTTTTCAATCGTTAACTTCTCTGTAATCGATAATTCTATTGTTGAAATTTGATCAAATTTTGCAAGTTCTGTTTCCATTAACTTCAAAAGATCGTGGATCATAAATTGAATTCTATTTGCCAACTCCAGGATTGAATTCCATGTTCGATTATTCTCTTTTTCTGATTGAAGTCGATATGAGGTACGATTTAAAAATGAATCTTTTTTTCTTTTTAGAACATAGGCGTGAAGACCTGAAAAAAATTGTTGTGTTTCTTCTTGTAGCTCCATTAAGATCTGCTCTAGTTTTTGTGAAAAAGTAGAGCTTTCAAGATGAAACTTTTGCTGACATTGAATAAATTTCTTTAAAAGACCATTTGTATGCAAAGAACCTAATGAGTTCATCATGTAGTTAAGCTCTAAATAATGTAATTTGATTCCAAGTTGTTCAGTAGCTACATGCTGAAAATGATGTGCTTCATCAACTATGACTTCCTGATAATGAGGCAAGATTTTTTGTTCTCTCTCAACATCAGATAAAAGCATTGCATGATTGGTTATGATAATATTCGCCGCTGATGCTTTTGTCCTTGCTTTTTGATAGAAACATGTCGAAGAAAATGGGTTATTATGAAAGGAAGAATTGTCTACATGTAGGTTCTCCCATAACGTTCTTCCACCAGATGGAAGGTTTAACTCGTCTACATCACCAGTTTCTGTTTGTGTTAACCAAATCAATATTTGGGCCTTCGCCAATATAAAGTCATAATTATCATCTAAATCATTTAGTGATTGTTCAAACTTCTGCAAACATAAATAATGGCGCTGCCCTTTTAAAATCGTTGCTATAAAAGGAAAAGGTAAAACCTTCTGTAAAAAAGGAATTTCTTTTTCAAGTATTTGTGTTTGTAGATGATTTGTATGTGTGCTGACGATTAACGGTCTTTTCTCTTTTATCGAGTGTATTAAAGCTGGAACAAGATATCCAATTGTTTTGCCACTTCCAGTACCAGCTTCAATCATACTGTGCTGATGAGTAGAAAATGCGTCCAACACTTCATTCATCATTTTTAGCTGCCCTGATCGTACATGATAGGTTGGTAATACTTTTGTAATGCTTTCCCGTCCATTCATAAAAATGTTTAGTATGTTATCACTTCTAATTCAACGCTTTTCTCCCCAGGCTCCATAGTGTCAATTTGCTTTTTGATCGCAAGTGTACGAACAATTTCTACATCAGGATTTCCTTGTTCCCTTAACGTTATAAGTTTCTTAGATAGTAATTCTTCAAGTATTTCCTCTGCATCACTTATAAAAGAGCCTGCCAGTTTTATTAGCTGCTGTAGAGTGATAATTGGTAAGTCATTTAACTTTTTAAAAATATGTAGTAATAGTAAAGCTGTTGCTTCTGCATCACTATCAGCTCGATGAGGATTAACATGCAGCATATTAAATTCATCACTTAAATCAGATAATTTATAACTTTTTTCAGTCGGAAAAGCCATTCTCGTTAATTCCACTGTATCTAGAATGGGCCCTGAAAAATAATACCCATAACTTTTAAACTCCTCTTGTAAAAAAGACAAATCAAAATAAACGTTATGAGCGACAAAAAAAGCATCCGTTAACATGTTATGTAGTTCTTCAGCAATTTCACCAAACGTAGGAGCACCTTCCACCATATGATTTGAGATTCCTGTTAGCTGTTCAATAAAAGGTGGTATTTCTTGCATAGGATTAACAAAGCTCATATACCGATCAACAATTTCACCATTCTCAATTGTAACAGCAGCAACCTGAATGATTTTGTCCCCTTTTTTGGGCGAATTACCAGTTGTTTCTATATCGATCACAACATAACGTTGTTCTT
This Metabacillus endolithicus DNA region includes the following protein-coding sequences:
- a CDS encoding YppG family protein, whose product is MQQQYPYFNRRSRRRESEYFQTFPPYGQQMSGYQNPYNSNPYSNQSANPYFQGYQPGFQQSYQQPYGGGYGGSMNGGGYMSNPYPTPYPKPMPHFKQQQPSGFQNILSQFKKNDGQLDFNKMMDTAGQMMNAVNQMGGFLKG
- a CDS encoding DUF1798 family protein → MELLLISSQQLLQHLEECKKRFEQLNEKPEKTEEYFYDDVKPNFELVMNKANEWKPLAVKWVSEYKPKYIHLTQIDSAMENIEQVVLQSFYKDVNKQRFHNLHHSVEYILNGMIEQMDRMDASK
- a CDS encoding spore protein, which produces MAKKPKDKQQTAEEKANIPSDKKLDGPNRPST
- a CDS encoding DUF2515 domain-containing protein is translated as MFNKSRTNKNNMDLDDQKLVSEILQITKTKNIDNISRTKAYEEFYFKHPEIKWSFLASMVSRNAGWSMTDLQGRWFRKALNQEKRSLLFMTYERANWTIFYDAFPQLLIYQLSKKLNKPLFHLLSYFQVSKFMEKEWWLFWEKRQKDRLMTALIINEQNVIHHPVIMNETYRRLVFKSASYKFQDLFHFSTVIFPTLHGKLFGFSVYNFEKLTNRVELGKRLGWLLFDSGMYQHFETFARTVPHTGSRYDYEKYFADKRKRETPLLRTAYPIIPHTLDGLRKDWFHGQNTKHLFKKRKIPKNYEITDWFKHKQDQLHLFTVLQEYWRNG
- the recU gene encoding Holliday junction resolvase RecU, which produces MFRYPNGKPYQPKNTPKKKQQPSIVYSNRGMTLEEDLNETNKYYLENQLAVIHKKPTPVQIVNVDYPRRSAAVIKEAYFKQSSTTDYNGIYRGKYIDFEAKETKNKTSFPLQNFHSHQIEHMKSVINQNGICFVILSAFNDFYYLDATHLLVFWERQENGGRKSITMEEIKEKGHIIPIGYQARIDYLKIIDKLYF
- a CDS encoding penicillin-binding protein 1A, whose product is MVAGGITFAVIVSDAPPLDDKKLKDSFSSKIYDMNGEEITEFGQVKRTYVPYDDIPKVLENAVLATEDARFYEHSGVDFIRIGGAFVANVQEGFGAEGGSTITQQVIKNSLLTRDKTVTRKVQELWLAFQLEQKYSKQEILEMYLNKIYFPGNIYGVAQAAESFYGKALSELELHEAAMIAGIPQSPNNYNPRTNPEKAEKRRNIVLTLMAKHGFITEAEAEEAKQVPVQSTVIEPTEKANPYHAFVEEVIEEVKEKTDLDAGSAGLEIYTTLDPKAQDAVENVLNGDVMNFPDDELQAGITLLDTQTGEIRAIGGGRNQPVGGYNYATDTRRQPGSTIKPVLDYGPVIEHDKWSTFHQIVDEPYTYSDGTKINNWDRSYKGKMSIRQALADSRNIPALKALQEVGLDKAKEFAQGLGIPLDEIYEPYAIGGFRDGVSPLQMAGAFSAFGNNGIYIEPHAVKKIVLSDGTEISLEPEPEAAMSDYTAFMVTDMMKSVVEYGTGKSVQISGVNIAGKTGTTNFSEDDKSKYNVPSGAAKDAWFVGYNPNYTAAVWTGYNISADSEKVYLDSSDQKLARAMFREVFLEVAKGDTSDFEQPNSVVRLAVEKGSDEVLASDYTPSNQIAYEYFVKGFEPKKVSKKYEKLDKPSDLNINYDQVTNSISINWGYNEDALDGLSFEVRQSIDGGAYEVVSQSASTSYQIADVTPGSTYAFQVIAVSGNNRSDAAATQLQVPEPDVDVPELPGDDEEGQNEDDQEDEDSGEGNGNGNGNGEQNGNGNGNGNGNGNDSGNEDESEDGTEQDIEGEQTDPDVETTVPPTENTGQ
- a CDS encoding YpoC family protein, with protein sequence MQNKLYKIPDIFRGTPFFQNQTHFCVLHNEVNEILLKEPFYFDMLAIQQAQEVENLPWNHPKECVPVLFNVWKQLMLKAKEGFMKRDKSDLQKKSLLKCLSLYIVCLHWMNKRSVQAIKVYAMSINKMLLKPVNCEERLQFIIDNPYQYHAFVQLEQLFAELEKSFYKALAMNKL
- the nth gene encoding endonuclease III; this translates as MLTKVQIRECLDTMTEMFPDAHCELIHDNPFELVIAVALSAQCTDALVNKVTKNLFQKYKKPEDYLAVSLEELQSDIRSIGLYRNKAKNIRKLCETLLEHYNGEVPNDHTELTKLAGVGRKTANVVMSVAFGVPAIAVDTHVERVSKRLGICRWKDSVLEVEKTLMRKVPKEEWSDTHHRLIFFGRYHCKAQSPQCEICPLLHLCREGQKRMKKGKAAHAK